Proteins from a single region of Sebastes umbrosus isolate fSebUmb1 chromosome 8, fSebUmb1.pri, whole genome shotgun sequence:
- the LOC119492298 gene encoding retinal dehydrogenase 1-like: MPVSGAGVHQTSSASPSEGNHANMNSHQQQSDNGCNHQGPNQSHKPQHAGGPEMQALPMPVPDPPIHYTKLFINNEWHESCSGGKIPVYDPATGKLLCEVEEADPEDVDKAVRSARAAFQMGSPWRSMDASDRGQLLNRLADLVERDRLLLATLEALDSGKVFLMAYFVDLMATIKTLRYYGGWADKIHGKTIPVDGEYFTYTRHEPIGVCGQIIPWNFPVMMFAWKIAPALCCGNTVVIKPAEQTPLSALHMAALIKEAGFPPGVVNVVPGYGQTAGCAISHHMDIDKVAFTGSTAVGKLIQKAAGDSNLKRVTLELGGKNPNIVFADCNLEYAVEQAHSGLFFNQGQCCLAGSRVFVEEPIYEEFVHRSVEKARGKVLGNPLLPGVDQGPQIDQKQFDKIMELIESGKRDGATLECGGSAWGQQGLFIQPTVFSNVTDDMRIAKEEIFGPVQQIMCFRSIHEVIQRANATHYGLAAGVFTNDIDKALTVSSALQAGMVWVNCYNAMSAQCPFGGFKMSGNGRELGEYALQEYTEVKAVTIKISQKNS, from the exons ATGCCGGTGAGCGGAGCAGGAGTCCACCAGACCTCATCAGCATCTCCATCAG AGGGAAACCATGCCAACATGAACTCCCACCAGCAGCAGTCTGATAACGGATGCAACCACCAGGGTCCAAACCAGAGCCACAAACCGCAGCATGCAGGCGGACCTGAGATGCAGGCCCTGCCCATGCCAGTCCCAGACCCCCCCATTCACTACACCAAG TTGTTCATCAACAACGAGTGGCACGAGTCCTGCAGCGGAGGAAAGATTCCTGTGTATGATCCCGCCACAGGGAAGCTCCTGTGTGAAGTGGAGGAGGCTGACCCA GAAGATGTGGACAAGGCAGTGAGGAGTGCCAGAGCCGCCTTCCAGATGGGGTCGCCATGGCGATCCATGGACGCCTCAGACCGAGGTCAACTACTTAACAGACTTGCCGACTTAGTGGAGAGAGACCGGCTACTACTGGCA aCACTAGAGGCTCTGGACTCTGGCAAAGTGTTTCTCATGGCATACTTTGTAGATCTGATGGCCACAATCAAAACCTTGAGATATTATGGCGGCTGGGCGGACAAGATTCACGGCAAAACCATCCCCGTAG ATGGAGAGTATTTTACTTACACACGACATGAGCCCATCGGAGTGTGTGGCCAGATCATTCCT TGGAACTTCCCAGTGATGATGTTTGCGTGGAAGATTGCTCCGGCTCTGTGCTGTGGGAACACTGTAGTCATCAAACCCGCTGAACAGACCCCATTATCAGCCCTGCACATGGCTGCACTCATCAAAGAG GCTGGGTTTCCTCCAGGAGTTGTGAACGTGGTTCCAGGTTACGGTCAGACAGCAGGCTGCGCCATTTCCCACCACATGGACATCGACAAAGTAGCCTTCACCGGATCTACTGCT GTTGGGAAACTCATCCAGAAGGCTGCAGGTGACAGCAACCTGAAAAGAGTTACACTAGAACTCGGTGGGAAAAACCCAAACATTGTCTTTGCTGACTGTAACT TAGAGTACGCAGTGGAGCAGGCCCACAGCGGCCTGTTCTTTAACCAGGGCCAGTGCTGTCTGGCCGGATCCAGGGTGTTCGTAGAGGAACCCATCTACGAGGAGTTTGTCCACCGCAGTGTGGAGAAGGCCAGAGGGAAAGTCCTGGGAAACCCACTGCTGCCAGGGGTTGACCAAGGACCACAG ATTGACCAGAAGCAGTTTGATAAGATAATGGAGCTGATAGAGAGCGGGAAGAGGGACGGGGCCACGCTGGAGTGTGGGGGGTCGGCGTGGGGTCAGCAGGGACTTTTCATCCAACCCACCGTCTTCTCAAACGTCACGGACGACATGCGCATCGCCAAAGAAGAG ATTTTTGGTCCAGTGCAGCAGATCATGTGTTTCCGTAGCATCCACGAGGTCATCCAGAGAGCCAACGCCACACACTACGGCCTGGCAGCAGGAGTGTTTACTAATGACATCGACAAAGCCCTGAcagtctcctctgctctgcagGCCGGCATGGTCTG ggtGAACTGCTACAATGCCATGAGTGCTCAGTGTCCCTTTGGTGGCTTCAAGATGTCTGGGAACGGGAGGGAACT GGGGGAATACGCTCTTCAGGAGTACACAGAGGTCAAGGCGGTCACCATCAAAATCTCCCAGAAGAACTCATAA
- the LOC119493330 gene encoding cytochrome P450 1A1 codes for MRLTLWTLPIKENPCTSLSSVTVALCLLTLLLMALRGRKSHHHSSRLDHTKYPLPPGPTPWPLVGNLLQMGDQIHLSLTHLRLQYGDVFQMRLGSLTVVVLSGYSTIRQALVRQGEAFAGRPDLFTFSAVANGTSMTFSEKYGPAWMLHKKLCKNALRSFSQAEPRGSGATCLLEEHVCAEAAEMVEVIREQAAAAKGETIGIDPVKPLVTSVANVVCALCFGKRYDYNDKEFLTMVHINNEVLRIFAAGNLADFFPVFRYFPSPSLRKMVQHIHRMNGFMERSIEEHISTFDKNCIRDITDALIALCEDREETKDTSELSNSQIIHTVIDIFGAGFDTIIAGLQWSLLYLIKYPDLQDRIHQEIDDHIGTARLPRFSDKPKMPFTEAFIYEVFRHASYVPFTIPHCTTRNITLNGYFIPKDTCVFINQYQVNHDVDLWGEPDTFRPERFLGSSGLLNKELTEKVLIFGMGKRRCLGDGFARLEMFVFLATLLHGLRIENVPGQELDLSTDFGLTMKPRPYRITISSRF; via the exons ATGAGACTGACGTTATGGACGCTGCCCATCAAGGAGAACCCATGTACCTCTCTGTCGAGTGTCACCGTTGCTCTGTGTCTTCTCACCCTCCTCCTGATGGCCCTCAGGGGCCGAAAGAGCCACCACCACTCTTCCCGATTGGACCACACTAAATATCCCCTTCCTCCTGGACCCACGCCATGGCCCCTTGTTGGCAATTTGCTCCAGATGGGGGACCAGATTCATCTTTCTCTGACCCACTTGAGGCTCCAGTACGGCGATGTTTTCCAG ATGCGTCTGGGCTCTCTGACGGTTGTCGTGCTGAGTGGATACTCCACCATCAGACAGGCGCTGGTTCGACAGGGAGAAGCTTTTGCCGGGCGACCTGACCTTTTCACCTTTTCCGCCGTAGCCAACGGCACCAGTATGACCTTCAGTGAGAAGTACGGCCCGGCCTGGATGCTTCATAAGAAGCTGTGTAAGAACGCCCTCCGGTCTTTCTCCCAGGCCGAACCCAGAGGGTCCGGTGCCACCTGCCTGCTGGAGGAGCACGTCTGTGCCGAGGCAGCTGAGATGGTGGAGGTGATTCGAgagcaggctgctgctgccaaaGGGGAAACAATAGGTATAGATCCGGTGAAGCCCCTGGTGACTTCAGTGGCGAACGTCGTCTGTGCCCTGTGTTTTGGGAAAAGGTACGACTACAATGACAAGGAGTTCCTCACTATGGTCCACATCAACAACGAGGTCCTGAGGATCTTCGCAGCAGGGAACCTGGCTGATTTTTTCCCCGTGTTCCGCTACTTTCCGAGTCCGTCTCTGAGGAAGATGGTCCAGCACATCCACAGGATGAACGGATTCATGGAACGGAGCATCGAGGAACACATCAGCACCTTTGATAAG AACTGTATCCGGGACATAACAGACGCTCTGATTGCACTTTGTGAGGACAGAGAAGAAACTAAAGACACGTCTGAACTCTCCAACTCTCAGATCATTCACACCGTCATAGACATCTTTGGAGCAG GATTTGACACCATCATCGCTGGTCTACAGTGGAGCCTTTTGTACCTGATCAAGTATCCAGACCTCCAGGACAGAATACACCAGGAGATAG ACGACCACATTGGTACAGCCAGACTGCCCAGGTTTTCAGATAAGCCCAAGATGCCTTTCACGGAGGCGTTCATATACGAAGTGTTTCGCCACGCTTCATACGTCCCTTTCACCATTCCTCACTG TACCACGAGAAACATCACCCTGAATGGATATTTCATTCCCAAAGACACCTGTGTCTTTATTAACCAGTATCAAGTCAATCATGATGT TGACCTTTGGGGAGAGCCGGACACGTTTCGTCCCGAACGCTTCCTGGGTTCCTCGGGACTCCTCAACAAGGAGCTGACGGAGAAGGTCCTCATCTTCGGCATGGGGAAGAGACGCTGCCTCGGCGATGGATTTGCACGTTTGGAGATGTTTGTCTTTCTCGCCACGCTGCTCCACGGGCTGCGGATTGAAAATGTTCCAGGGCAGGAGCTGGATCTCAGCACCGATTTTGGTCTGACTATGAAACCGCGTCCGTACAGGATTACCATCTCCTCGAGGTTTTAG
- the si:dkey-96l17.6 gene encoding kinesin-like protein KIN-14I codes for MYQDSSGAENGSYSLTFLGKKVGRHHSVAPAGKQRAWETTNRSTCPEDPVLSSRPGRVPVTAQVLGDLPGSVPELKDERPCPIIHNTQFDQDKLDQMNVESSRSHLIVCIMVESRNLTNGSVSTGKLSLVDLAGSERAAKTGAKDHQLKEANSINKSLSALGDVISALSAELPHVPYRNSKLTQMMQDSLGGNAKTLMIVNISPSECNLDETLTSLVYATRVKAITNNAQRHVDSKEIAQLKEVITRLRSGQAVDEEDV; via the exons ATGTACCAGGACTCTTCTGGAGCGGAGAATGGATCTTACTCACTGACCTTCTTGGGAAAGAAAGTAGGGAGACATCACTCTGTGGCCCCTGCAGGCAAACAAC GCGCCTGGGAGACAACTAACCGGTCTACCTGCCCTGAGGACCCTGTGTTGTCCTCACGGCCTGGACGGGTCCCCGTCACAGCGCAGGTGCTGGGGGATTTACCAGGCAGCGTACCAGAGCTGAAGGATGAGAGGCCATGTCCAATAATTCACAACACACAGTTTGACCA AGACAAACTGGACC AGATGAATGTGGAGAGTTCCCGCTCCCATCTCATCGTCTGCATCATGGTGGAGAGCAGGAATCTGACCAATGGGAGCGTGAGTACCGGGAAGCTGAGCCTCGTGGACCTGGCAGGCAGTGAGAGGGCAGCCAAGACCGGTGCCAAGGACCACCAGCTAAAG GAGGCTAACTCCATTAACAAGTCTCTGAGTGCCCTGGGTGATGTGATCTCAGCCTTGTCTGCTGAACTGCCACATGTACCATACAGGAATAGCAAGCTGACACAg ATGATGCAGGACTCCCTGGGTGGAAACGCCAAAACCCTCATGATCGTCAACATCTCGCCTTCAGAATGCAACCTTGATGAGACGCTAACATCTCTCGT CTATGCGACCAGAGTGAAGGCCATAACCAACAACGCTCAAAGACATGTGGACAGCAAAGAGATTGCCCAGCTGAAAGAG GTGATCACGAGGCTGAGGTCAGGACAGGCAGTGGACGAGGAGGACGTTTGA
- the anxa1a gene encoding annexin A1a translates to MSFITAFLEQSIYMGMPDDSDLKKEGTVTAAPNFSASGDAAVLDKAIKAKGVDENTIIEILVKRSNEQRQQIKEAYQQASGKPLESALKNALKGDLEDVVLALLKTPAQYDAQQLKLAMKGLGTEEDILIEILASRNNNEILDIKKAYKQDYKKDLEADIKSDTSGDFRAALLELCKASRTEGVCEQMVDSDARALYEAGEGRKGTNATVFIEILTSRSAPHLRKVFERYSKYSKVDMAKVIDLEMKGDIESCLMAVVKCAGSRPAFFAEKLSLAMKGKNPRKHLLTRIMVSRSEIDMKRIKDEYKKTYGTTVYRDILDDTKGDYEKILLALCGGEN, encoded by the exons ATGTCTTTCATCACCGCCTTCTTGGAGCAGTCTATCTATATGGGCATGCCTGATGACTCA GACCTCAAGAAAGAGGGAACGGTGACCGCAGCTCCCAATTTCAGCGCCAGTGGAGATGCAGCAGTCCTGGATAAAGCAATCAAGGCAAAAG GTGTGGATGAGAACACCATCATTGAAATTCTGGTGAAGAGGAGCAACGAGCAGAGGCAGCAGATCAAAGAGGCTTACCAGCAAGCCAGTGGCAAG CCTCTGGAATCAGCGCTGAAGAACGCTCTGAAGGGAGATCTGGAGGATGTGGTGTTGGCTCTGCTGAAAACACCGGCCCAGTACGATGCCCAACAGCTGAAACTGGCCATGaag GGTCTGGGCACAGAGGAGGACATCCTTATAGAGATTTTGGCCTCCAGGAACAACAACGAAATCCTTGACATAAAGAAAGCCTACAAGCAAG ATTACAAGAAGGATCTGGAGGCTGACATCAAGAGTGACACCAGTGGAGATTTCAGGGCTGCTCTCCTTGAACTCTGCAAG GCCAGCAGGACTGAAGGAGTTTGTGAGCAGATGGTTGACAGCGATGCCAGGGCTCTGTACGAGGCCGGGGAGGGGAGGAAAGGCACAAACGCCACCGTCTTCATTGAGATCCTCACCAGCAGGAGCGCCCCTCATCTCCGTAAAG TGTTTGAAAGGTACTCAAAGTACAGCAAAGTGGACATGGCCAAAGTTATCGACCTGGAGATGAAGGGGGATATTGAAAGTTGTCTCATGGCAGTAG TGAAGTGTGCTGGAAGCAGGCCTGCATTCTTTGCTGAGAAGCTCTCCTTGGCCATgaag GGTAAAAATCCCCGCAAACACCTCCTGACCCGCATCATGGTTAGCCGCTCTGAAATCGACATGAAACGGATCAAGGATGAGTACAAGAAAACCTACGGCACAACAGTCTACCGGGATATTCTG